From one Scophthalmus maximus strain ysfricsl-2021 chromosome 19, ASM2237912v1, whole genome shotgun sequence genomic stretch:
- the susd2 gene encoding sushi domain-containing protein 2 isoform X2 → MRANLRATVSLLCGIILLCSSETTTGQTCRGKCGVVQDGCSCRATCVSLLSCCADYTRACLQLKPHSSSMLGGRALRILGLLLHPSGRLLCRFKSEVVLEGYIDADGRPHCISPLLYETGWIQFEISTDGIQFDRSGEYLSVHPSEADPAFQVTLVNATRWQNYGTPNVAGRLKMTWNGSLIAADKVNVELWGYREFSSRSSSTEAGMNGPSSPRAELSYLYSLDRNVVNSGAFSFVPESSKDHSDWVLGNIRITASSQSDGARDVQALWSSGHVLAWHLGQTFRDDSAAWAKNKCLQWDVLEENQPSFLHELIDCPCTLAQARADTGRFHADYSCDVETGSVCTYHPGSVHCVRALQASTQGSGQQCCYDGTGALVLTGDSIGGSTPDRPHDWGSPPYGEPPRLPGYSHWLHNVASFYFCCLWSDHCHVYFRRRPSSGCRNYRPPKAGAVFGDPHFMTFDGLGYTFNGQGEYHLVSPSPHRELSVQARAERVKLKNGTFARATWLSSVAVKEESSDVIEVRLAAGGGLQVLRNHKVLPFTEQRWTDLQGVCVFVRSPQSVTVMLLSGAAVEARLHDGVMAVTVLLPSEFAHHTRGLLGPMNSDPSDDPSTRRGEGVSSDGATPEEIFIFATGWNVSEKASLFTYDPRNLLDDPALGPAFAPPEPPDDPLVADMLTTCFGEGAAFCKHDTLTTGSLAVGNATLRAFQNFQLLMDALQPVVSCGWLPTPRNGKKNGTSYLQENTLSFSCDEGFTLYGSTRRTCREDGAWTGEQPYCITDDNVRFALGAVGSVSALVTMGVMIRLHNRKQDRDRKEKPDQTATQEQTC, encoded by the exons GTCAAACATGCAGGGGAAAGTGTGGAGTCGTACAGGACGGATGCTCCTGCCGTGCGACCTGTGTGTCTTTGCTGAGCTGCTGTGCAGACTACACCCGGGCCTGTCTTCAGCTGAAGCCTCACTCCAGCTCCATGCTTGGCGGGAGAGCTCTCAGGATCCTCGGCCTGCTCCTCCATCCCAGTGGGCGCCTTCTCTGCAG GTTCAAAAGTGAGGTCGTACTCGAAGGTTATATCGACGCTGACGGCCGTCCCCACTGCATCTCTCCTTTACTGTATGAGACCGGTTGGATACAGTTTGAGATCTCAACTGACGGGATTCAGTTTGACCGATCTGGAGAATACCTGTCAG TCCACCCCAGTGAAGCGGACCCTGCTTTCCAAGTCACCCTGGTGAACGCGACGCGGTGGCAGAACTACGGCACACCAAACGTGGCAGGGCGGCTGAAGATGACGTGGAACGGCTCTTTGATTGCAGCGGATAAGGTCAACGTAGAGTTGTGGGGCTACAGGGAgttcagcagcagaagcagcagcacagaggcagGGATGAACGGGCCGTCCTCTCCGCGTGCTGAGCTCAGCTACCTGTACTCTCTCGACAGGAACGTGGTCAACAGCGGGGCCTTCAGCTTCGTGCCCGAGAGCTCGAAGGACCACTCTGACTGGGTGCTCGGGAATATCCGCATAACTGCCAGCTCTCAGTCAGATGGAGCGAG GGACGTACAGGCTCTCTGGAGTAGTGGTCATGTCCTCGCGTGGCACTTAGGGCAGACGTTCAGAGACGACTCCGCTGCCTGGGCCAAGAACAAGTGTCTGCAGTGGGACGTCCTGGAAGAGAATCAGCCGAGCTTCCTCCATGAACTCATCGACTGCCCTTGCACTCTGGCACAGGCCCGAGCCGACACAGGCAGGTTCCAT GCTGATTATAGTTGTGACGTTGAGACGGGCAGCGTGTGCACGTATCACCCAGGCAGCGTCCACTGCGTCAGAGCACTTCAGGCCAG TACGCAGGGCTCAGGGCAGCAGTGTTGCTACGACGGCACCGGGGCTCTGGTGCTGACGGGAGACTCGATCGGCGGCAGCACCCCAGACCGGCCTCACGACTGGGGCTCGCCTCCATACGGGGAGCCGCCTCGGCTGCCGGGCTACTCCCACTGGCTCCACAATGTCGCCAGCTTCTACTTCTGCTGCCTCTGGTCCGACCACTGCCACGTCTACTTCCGCCGTCGACCCTCCAGCGGTTGTCGCAACTACCGGCCCCCAAAAGCCG GCGCCGTCTTCGGGGACCCGCATTTCATGACGTTCGACGGCCTCGGCTACACTTTCAACGGCCAAGGGGAGTACCACCTCGTGTCCCCCTCGCCGCACAGAGAGCTGAGCGTTCAGGCCCGAGCAGAGCGGGTGAAACTGAAGAACG GTACCTTCGCCAGAGCCACATGGCTGTCGTCAGTGGCCGTGAAGGAGGAGAGCTCCGATGTCATCGAGGTGCGCCTGGCGGCAGGCGGCGGTCTTCAGGTGCTGAGGAACCACAAGGTCCTTCCTTTCACCGAGCAGAGGTGGACGGACCTGCAGG GAGTTTGTGTGTTCGTCCGCAGTCCTCAGAGCGTGACGGTGATGCTCCTCTCCGGTGCGGCCGTCGAGGCTCGCCTGCACGACGGAGTCATGGCGGTGACCGTCCTGCTGCCGTCGGAGTTCGCCCACCACACCCGGGGTCTCCTTGGCCCGATGAACTCGGACCCGTCGGACGACCCGTCGACCCGACGGGGTGAGGGCGTCTCCTCGGACGGCGCCACGCCGGAGGAAATCTTCATCTTTGCAACGGGCT GGAATGTTTCAGAGAAGGCCTCCCTTTTCACATACGACCCAAGGAACCTTTTGGATGACCCTGCTCTCGGCCCAGCCTTTGCTCCCCCCGAGCCACCCGACGACCCTCTGGTGGCAGACATGTTGACGACGTGTTTCGGAGAAGGGGCGGCGTTCTGTAAACACGACACCTTGACCACAGGGAGCCTCGCAGTGGGAAACGCCACACTCAGGGCCTTCCAAAACTTCCAGTTGCTAATGGACGCCCTGCAGCCAG TGGTGTCTTGCGGCTGGCTCCCCACTCCAAGGAATGGAAAGAAGAACGGGACAAGTTACCTACAGGAGAACACGCTGAGCTTCTCCTGCGATGAAGGCTTCACACTGTACGGTTCAACACGGCGCACGTGTCGGGAGGATGGCGCCTGGACAGGAGAGCAGCCCTACTGTATAACAG ACGACAACGTGCGGTTCGCGCTTGGCGCCGTCGGTTCCGTGTCAGCACTGGTCACGATGGGAGTGATGATCAGACTGCACAACAGGAAACAAGACAG agacagaaaagagaaaccGGACCAGACGGCGACCCAAGAACAGACTTGCTAA
- the susd2 gene encoding sushi domain-containing protein 2 isoform X1 — MRANLRATVSLLCGIILLCSSETTTGQTCRGKCGVVQDGCSCRATCVSLLSCCADYTRACLQLKPHSSSMLGGRALRILGLLLHPSGRLLCRFKSEVVLEGYIDADGRPHCISPLLYETGWIQFEISTDGIQFDRSGEYLSVHPSEADPAFQVTLVNATRWQNYGTPNVAGRLKMTWNGSLIAADKVNVELWGYREFSSRSSSTEAGMNGPSSPRAELSYLYSLDRNVVNSGAFSFVPESSKDHSDWVLGNIRITASSQSDGARDVQALWSSGHVLAWHLGQTFRDDSAAWAKNKCLQWDVLEENQPSFLHELIDCPCTLAQARADTGRFHADYSCDVETGSVCTYHPGSVHCVRALQASTQGSGQQCCYDGTGALVLTGDSIGGSTPDRPHDWGSPPYGEPPRLPGYSHWLHNVASFYFCCLWSDHCHVYFRRRPSSGCRNYRPPKAGAVFGDPHFMTFDGLGYTFNGQGEYHLVSPSPHRELSVQARAERVKLKNGTFARATWLSSVAVKEESSDVIEVRLAAGGGLQVLRNHKVLPFTEQRWTDLQGVCVFVRSPQSVTVMLLSGAAVEARLHDGVMAVTVLLPSEFAHHTRGLLGPMNSDPSDDPSTRRGEGVSSDGATPEEIFIFATGWNVSEKASLFTYDPRNLLDDPALGPAFAPPEPPDDPLVADMLTTCFGEGAAFCKHDTLTTGSLAVGNATLRAFQNFQLLMDALQPVVSCGWLPTPRNGKKNGTSYLQENTLSFSCDEGFTLYGSTRRTCREDGAWTGEQPYCITDDNVRFALGAVGSVSALVTMGVMIRLHNRKQDRGELAAWTPPGRRTTAAVEHKRVLLHASITRRLSDTWHKRRETVWTCTCFHPEMHLH; from the exons GTCAAACATGCAGGGGAAAGTGTGGAGTCGTACAGGACGGATGCTCCTGCCGTGCGACCTGTGTGTCTTTGCTGAGCTGCTGTGCAGACTACACCCGGGCCTGTCTTCAGCTGAAGCCTCACTCCAGCTCCATGCTTGGCGGGAGAGCTCTCAGGATCCTCGGCCTGCTCCTCCATCCCAGTGGGCGCCTTCTCTGCAG GTTCAAAAGTGAGGTCGTACTCGAAGGTTATATCGACGCTGACGGCCGTCCCCACTGCATCTCTCCTTTACTGTATGAGACCGGTTGGATACAGTTTGAGATCTCAACTGACGGGATTCAGTTTGACCGATCTGGAGAATACCTGTCAG TCCACCCCAGTGAAGCGGACCCTGCTTTCCAAGTCACCCTGGTGAACGCGACGCGGTGGCAGAACTACGGCACACCAAACGTGGCAGGGCGGCTGAAGATGACGTGGAACGGCTCTTTGATTGCAGCGGATAAGGTCAACGTAGAGTTGTGGGGCTACAGGGAgttcagcagcagaagcagcagcacagaggcagGGATGAACGGGCCGTCCTCTCCGCGTGCTGAGCTCAGCTACCTGTACTCTCTCGACAGGAACGTGGTCAACAGCGGGGCCTTCAGCTTCGTGCCCGAGAGCTCGAAGGACCACTCTGACTGGGTGCTCGGGAATATCCGCATAACTGCCAGCTCTCAGTCAGATGGAGCGAG GGACGTACAGGCTCTCTGGAGTAGTGGTCATGTCCTCGCGTGGCACTTAGGGCAGACGTTCAGAGACGACTCCGCTGCCTGGGCCAAGAACAAGTGTCTGCAGTGGGACGTCCTGGAAGAGAATCAGCCGAGCTTCCTCCATGAACTCATCGACTGCCCTTGCACTCTGGCACAGGCCCGAGCCGACACAGGCAGGTTCCAT GCTGATTATAGTTGTGACGTTGAGACGGGCAGCGTGTGCACGTATCACCCAGGCAGCGTCCACTGCGTCAGAGCACTTCAGGCCAG TACGCAGGGCTCAGGGCAGCAGTGTTGCTACGACGGCACCGGGGCTCTGGTGCTGACGGGAGACTCGATCGGCGGCAGCACCCCAGACCGGCCTCACGACTGGGGCTCGCCTCCATACGGGGAGCCGCCTCGGCTGCCGGGCTACTCCCACTGGCTCCACAATGTCGCCAGCTTCTACTTCTGCTGCCTCTGGTCCGACCACTGCCACGTCTACTTCCGCCGTCGACCCTCCAGCGGTTGTCGCAACTACCGGCCCCCAAAAGCCG GCGCCGTCTTCGGGGACCCGCATTTCATGACGTTCGACGGCCTCGGCTACACTTTCAACGGCCAAGGGGAGTACCACCTCGTGTCCCCCTCGCCGCACAGAGAGCTGAGCGTTCAGGCCCGAGCAGAGCGGGTGAAACTGAAGAACG GTACCTTCGCCAGAGCCACATGGCTGTCGTCAGTGGCCGTGAAGGAGGAGAGCTCCGATGTCATCGAGGTGCGCCTGGCGGCAGGCGGCGGTCTTCAGGTGCTGAGGAACCACAAGGTCCTTCCTTTCACCGAGCAGAGGTGGACGGACCTGCAGG GAGTTTGTGTGTTCGTCCGCAGTCCTCAGAGCGTGACGGTGATGCTCCTCTCCGGTGCGGCCGTCGAGGCTCGCCTGCACGACGGAGTCATGGCGGTGACCGTCCTGCTGCCGTCGGAGTTCGCCCACCACACCCGGGGTCTCCTTGGCCCGATGAACTCGGACCCGTCGGACGACCCGTCGACCCGACGGGGTGAGGGCGTCTCCTCGGACGGCGCCACGCCGGAGGAAATCTTCATCTTTGCAACGGGCT GGAATGTTTCAGAGAAGGCCTCCCTTTTCACATACGACCCAAGGAACCTTTTGGATGACCCTGCTCTCGGCCCAGCCTTTGCTCCCCCCGAGCCACCCGACGACCCTCTGGTGGCAGACATGTTGACGACGTGTTTCGGAGAAGGGGCGGCGTTCTGTAAACACGACACCTTGACCACAGGGAGCCTCGCAGTGGGAAACGCCACACTCAGGGCCTTCCAAAACTTCCAGTTGCTAATGGACGCCCTGCAGCCAG TGGTGTCTTGCGGCTGGCTCCCCACTCCAAGGAATGGAAAGAAGAACGGGACAAGTTACCTACAGGAGAACACGCTGAGCTTCTCCTGCGATGAAGGCTTCACACTGTACGGTTCAACACGGCGCACGTGTCGGGAGGATGGCGCCTGGACAGGAGAGCAGCCCTACTGTATAACAG ACGACAACGTGCGGTTCGCGCTTGGCGCCGTCGGTTCCGTGTCAGCACTGGTCACGATGGGAGTGATGATCAGACTGCACAACAGGAAACAAGACAG
- the susd2 gene encoding sushi domain-containing protein 2 isoform X3, with protein MVVAYTHSSWGYYFCYRSAMWGNTLTAHFIRFKSEVVLEGYIDADGRPHCISPLLYETGWIQFEISTDGIQFDRSGEYLSVHPSEADPAFQVTLVNATRWQNYGTPNVAGRLKMTWNGSLIAADKVNVELWGYREFSSRSSSTEAGMNGPSSPRAELSYLYSLDRNVVNSGAFSFVPESSKDHSDWVLGNIRITASSQSDGARDVQALWSSGHVLAWHLGQTFRDDSAAWAKNKCLQWDVLEENQPSFLHELIDCPCTLAQARADTGRFHADYSCDVETGSVCTYHPGSVHCVRALQASTQGSGQQCCYDGTGALVLTGDSIGGSTPDRPHDWGSPPYGEPPRLPGYSHWLHNVASFYFCCLWSDHCHVYFRRRPSSGCRNYRPPKAGAVFGDPHFMTFDGLGYTFNGQGEYHLVSPSPHRELSVQARAERVKLKNGTFARATWLSSVAVKEESSDVIEVRLAAGGGLQVLRNHKVLPFTEQRWTDLQGVCVFVRSPQSVTVMLLSGAAVEARLHDGVMAVTVLLPSEFAHHTRGLLGPMNSDPSDDPSTRRGEGVSSDGATPEEIFIFATGWNVSEKASLFTYDPRNLLDDPALGPAFAPPEPPDDPLVADMLTTCFGEGAAFCKHDTLTTGSLAVGNATLRAFQNFQLLMDALQPVVSCGWLPTPRNGKKNGTSYLQENTLSFSCDEGFTLYGSTRRTCREDGAWTGEQPYCITDDNVRFALGAVGSVSALVTMGVMIRLHNRKQDRGELAAWTPPGRRTTAAVEHKRVLLHASITRRLSDTWHKRRETVWTCTCFHPEMHLH; from the exons ATGGTCgttgcatacacacactcatcatgGGGTTATTATTTCTGTTACAGGTCCGCAATGTGGGGAAATACACTCACTGcccactttattag GTTCAAAAGTGAGGTCGTACTCGAAGGTTATATCGACGCTGACGGCCGTCCCCACTGCATCTCTCCTTTACTGTATGAGACCGGTTGGATACAGTTTGAGATCTCAACTGACGGGATTCAGTTTGACCGATCTGGAGAATACCTGTCAG TCCACCCCAGTGAAGCGGACCCTGCTTTCCAAGTCACCCTGGTGAACGCGACGCGGTGGCAGAACTACGGCACACCAAACGTGGCAGGGCGGCTGAAGATGACGTGGAACGGCTCTTTGATTGCAGCGGATAAGGTCAACGTAGAGTTGTGGGGCTACAGGGAgttcagcagcagaagcagcagcacagaggcagGGATGAACGGGCCGTCCTCTCCGCGTGCTGAGCTCAGCTACCTGTACTCTCTCGACAGGAACGTGGTCAACAGCGGGGCCTTCAGCTTCGTGCCCGAGAGCTCGAAGGACCACTCTGACTGGGTGCTCGGGAATATCCGCATAACTGCCAGCTCTCAGTCAGATGGAGCGAG GGACGTACAGGCTCTCTGGAGTAGTGGTCATGTCCTCGCGTGGCACTTAGGGCAGACGTTCAGAGACGACTCCGCTGCCTGGGCCAAGAACAAGTGTCTGCAGTGGGACGTCCTGGAAGAGAATCAGCCGAGCTTCCTCCATGAACTCATCGACTGCCCTTGCACTCTGGCACAGGCCCGAGCCGACACAGGCAGGTTCCAT GCTGATTATAGTTGTGACGTTGAGACGGGCAGCGTGTGCACGTATCACCCAGGCAGCGTCCACTGCGTCAGAGCACTTCAGGCCAG TACGCAGGGCTCAGGGCAGCAGTGTTGCTACGACGGCACCGGGGCTCTGGTGCTGACGGGAGACTCGATCGGCGGCAGCACCCCAGACCGGCCTCACGACTGGGGCTCGCCTCCATACGGGGAGCCGCCTCGGCTGCCGGGCTACTCCCACTGGCTCCACAATGTCGCCAGCTTCTACTTCTGCTGCCTCTGGTCCGACCACTGCCACGTCTACTTCCGCCGTCGACCCTCCAGCGGTTGTCGCAACTACCGGCCCCCAAAAGCCG GCGCCGTCTTCGGGGACCCGCATTTCATGACGTTCGACGGCCTCGGCTACACTTTCAACGGCCAAGGGGAGTACCACCTCGTGTCCCCCTCGCCGCACAGAGAGCTGAGCGTTCAGGCCCGAGCAGAGCGGGTGAAACTGAAGAACG GTACCTTCGCCAGAGCCACATGGCTGTCGTCAGTGGCCGTGAAGGAGGAGAGCTCCGATGTCATCGAGGTGCGCCTGGCGGCAGGCGGCGGTCTTCAGGTGCTGAGGAACCACAAGGTCCTTCCTTTCACCGAGCAGAGGTGGACGGACCTGCAGG GAGTTTGTGTGTTCGTCCGCAGTCCTCAGAGCGTGACGGTGATGCTCCTCTCCGGTGCGGCCGTCGAGGCTCGCCTGCACGACGGAGTCATGGCGGTGACCGTCCTGCTGCCGTCGGAGTTCGCCCACCACACCCGGGGTCTCCTTGGCCCGATGAACTCGGACCCGTCGGACGACCCGTCGACCCGACGGGGTGAGGGCGTCTCCTCGGACGGCGCCACGCCGGAGGAAATCTTCATCTTTGCAACGGGCT GGAATGTTTCAGAGAAGGCCTCCCTTTTCACATACGACCCAAGGAACCTTTTGGATGACCCTGCTCTCGGCCCAGCCTTTGCTCCCCCCGAGCCACCCGACGACCCTCTGGTGGCAGACATGTTGACGACGTGTTTCGGAGAAGGGGCGGCGTTCTGTAAACACGACACCTTGACCACAGGGAGCCTCGCAGTGGGAAACGCCACACTCAGGGCCTTCCAAAACTTCCAGTTGCTAATGGACGCCCTGCAGCCAG TGGTGTCTTGCGGCTGGCTCCCCACTCCAAGGAATGGAAAGAAGAACGGGACAAGTTACCTACAGGAGAACACGCTGAGCTTCTCCTGCGATGAAGGCTTCACACTGTACGGTTCAACACGGCGCACGTGTCGGGAGGATGGCGCCTGGACAGGAGAGCAGCCCTACTGTATAACAG ACGACAACGTGCGGTTCGCGCTTGGCGCCGTCGGTTCCGTGTCAGCACTGGTCACGATGGGAGTGATGATCAGACTGCACAACAGGAAACAAGACAG